Part of the Desulfobulbaceae bacterium genome, CTACCGCAGGCGATGATCTTCTGGTTATGAACCATGACGCAACCGACGGGGAATTCCCCATTTTTTAGGGCATTATCTGCCTCGGTGAGGGCCTTTTTCATGAAGTCGAGGTGTCTGCTCGGCATGGTATTTTTCCGGATTCAATAAGAATAGTATTGACAAGTGGCGGCCAACAGTCCAATTAATACAGGCGGTAGATGATACAGTGACCTGCATAGGGCTGCTGCGTACTTTTTGTTTGGGTTGCACAGGAGTGCTGAAGTTCTCCTGATGCTCTTTAGTTTGAAAGAAATTGCCATTGATCAAGGATAGCCGTCCGTGGTTGCGGCGACAAGGATTTTTTCAGGTTGGGCTATCATCTAATTTTATGCTGATCCGTGAAAGAATAGAGCAGAACGAACGTAATTGTCTCTCTGAATATGCCTGTCTCAGCGCTAATAGCAAGGGACGGATCAGGGAAGAGGATAGCTGTTCCCTGCGGACTGCCTTTCAGCGTGATCGTGATCGAATTGTATATTCTAAGGCGTTCCGACGCCTGAAGTATAAGACTCAAGTCTTTCTCGCGCCAAGCGGCGATCATTATCGTACCCGTCTTACTCATACTCTGGAGGTATCCGAGATTGGCCGGGCGTTGGCCCGGGGTCTTGGTTTGAACGAAGATTTGGTTGAAGCCATTGCTTTGGCGCACGACTTGGGGCACACCCCCTTTGGGCATGCCGGAGAAACGGTGCTTAAGGAATTTGCACCTGGCGGCTTTCATCACTATGTGCAGAGTTTGCGGGTGGTCGATGTCCTTGAGAACGATGGGATGGGATTGAATTTGAGTTATGAAGTGCGTGACGGAATAGCCAAGCATTCCAAGGGGTATGGCGAAGTAATACCCACCAATACTCACGACATGCCAGAAACCGCTGAGGGTTGTGTGGTGCGTTATGCCGATATCATTGCTTACTTAAGCCACGATTTGGACGATGCGATCCGCAGTGGAATCATTACTGAGCATGATATTCCACCGGTATGTAACGAGGTGCTCGGCGCCACCCATTCGCGCCGGAACCTGACCATGATCCAGGGGGTGATCGTCGGTACGGCGCCTAAGGATGGGCGCCTGGTTTTTGGTGTTGATCCTGAAATCGGCGCGACCATGCAGCAGCTTCGGACTTTTTTGTTTCACAAC contains:
- a CDS encoding deoxyguanosinetriphosphate triphosphohydrolase, whose amino-acid sequence is MLIRERIEQNERNCLSEYACLSANSKGRIREEDSCSLRTAFQRDRDRIVYSKAFRRLKYKTQVFLAPSGDHYRTRLTHTLEVSEIGRALARGLGLNEDLVEAIALAHDLGHTPFGHAGETVLKEFAPGGFHHYVQSLRVVDVLENDGMGLNLSYEVRDGIAKHSKGYGEVIPTNTHDMPETAEGCVVRYADIIAYLSHDLDDAIRSGIITEHDIPPVCNEVLGATHSRRNLTMIQGVIVGTAPKDGRLVFGVDPEIGATMQQLRTFLFHNVYRSEQVHAEFMKASKILKELFAYYYENKELFEQQINGFAASSSHARRVCDYIASMTDRFAQNLYQQIFLPKNFA